The region CCAGACGTCCCGCCAGCCGTGCGGGCGAGGCCAGACCTTCTGAAAGGCTTCCTTGGCAGCAAAGCGCGCGGCCAGACTGGGAGTAGGGTCGCTCAGACGCGCGGCGTATTCCAGTTCGCACGGGGCGAAAAGCTTCTGGGCACGTGGTCCCTCCCGGAGCAACATGCGCCGGATGCGCTCGATCTCGATCAGGTCATGGCCCACCGCGACAATCATTACCCCGCAGCATAGTGGCTTGCGAGGTTCTTCATAGGGTGGGGGAAGTTACAACTGGAGCGGTGGCATTTCCCTCAATGTTGAAAGGTCTTGCCGCACAAGGTTCCAACAGGAGGAGCTTCTATGACTGACACTGACGGTACCGCCCACCTTCCCAAGACTGATGCCCCCAACGAAGCACCGGTCAACCGCCGTGACACCCTGCGTCTGCTGGGAGCCGCCGGTCTGCTCAGCGCTGCCGCGCCACTGGTGGGTGCGCAGCAGGCTGCTCCAGCAACTCCAGCAACTCCGGCAACCCCTGCTGCGGCCAATGGCCCTATGAATGGGAACGGTTTTTACCGTCAGAAGATTGGTGACATGACCCTCACAGTGGTCAGCGACGGCACAGCCCCTCTGGCCGCGCTGCTGCCCACATGGGGGGCCAATCCCGACCGTCAGGCAGAATTTGCCGCAACATTGGCCGAATACAGCGTCCCTGCCACCAACACGGTCAACCACTTCAATCCTGTTGTGATTGATACAGGACGTCACCGTGTGCTGATCGATACGGGCCGTGGAGGCGAGTCCGGACAGCTGGCGAACAACCTCCGCCGCGCCGGCATTCTGCCCAACACCATCGATACGGTCTTCATCACGCACGGTCACGGGGACCATATTGGTGGTTTGACCCGCGCGGGCAGTCCGGTGTTTCCTCGTGCCCGGCATGTCATGGGCAGCGCGGAGTTCCAGTTCTGGACCACCCAGGCCAATCCCAGTGCGTCTGTGCAGGCCAACCTGATCGCCATGAAAGACCGCTTTACGCTGATTGCCCCCGACGCCGAGATCGTCCCAGGCCTGACCGCTATCGCCTCGCCGGGGCACACGGCCAATCACCTCAGTGTGCGCGCAACCAGTGGAAACCAGAGTGCCCTGATCTTTGGGGACGCTGCCGGGCACTTCCTGCTGTCGCTGCGTCACCCCGGTGCCTATGTCGGGTTCGACGTCAACGGTGCGCAGGCCGCAGCCACCCGCGCGCGGCTGTTCGAGATGGCCGTGCAGGAGAAAATGTGGGTCAGTGCCTACCACTTCCCGTTCCCGGCAGTAGGACACCTGCGTAAGCTGCCTGTGGGCTACGAATACGAGCCGACCATCTGGAACTGGAGCTGAAGTTTTGCTGTGAGCGGGGATGAGGCGCCGCACACTATCTTCGCCCACATGAGCCCCGGGCCCGCTTCCACCTCGCCTTTATTTCCTGACCTGCGCCTGCCCACCGTCGCTGCCCTTCTGCGTGAAGGAGCGCCGAAGTGGCAGGCGCTTGGCGTGACCCGGGTGCGGGTGTTCGGATCGGTGGCCCGTGGCGAAGCTGACAGGTCGGCCGATATTGATCTGCTGGTGGATTTTGAACCAGAGGCCAGAGTCGGGCTGCTTCATCTGATGCAGGTCAAGGCTGTGATGGAGGATCTGCTGCGCCGCCGCGTGGACATCATGACCGAGGGCGCCCTGAAAGCCCCTCTGCGGGGAGAGATTCTGGCTGACGCTGTGGACGTTACCCAGGTGCCGGACCCGGCGCCACATTCTCACCGGGAGAAGCGCTGGCGCTGGAGGGTGTTTGATCTGCTTGACGCCATTGACCGCATTGGCGCCTATACCTCGGGTCTCTCGATGACCACCTTTCTGGCCGATGAACGTACCCGTGACGCGGTGCTGCGCAATCTGGCACGGCTGGGGGAGACCACCAAGTTCATTCCGCAAAGCGTTCAGGACCGCACCCCGCAGGTGCCGTGGGCGTACCTGCGCGATATCCGCAATGTGGTGTCGCACGACTATTTCGGCATTGATCCGGCGCTGGTCTGGCACAGCGCAAGAACCGAACTGCCGGCGCTGCGCCCAAGCCTGCAGGCGCTCGCCGACGGTGGCCCGGACTGGGGTGACAACGGGCGTGACAGGCCCGGCACGTAGTTCATGATTCCACCCTGTGGAATAGGCGCAGCCTGATGACAGCAAAGCCGCGCACTGCTGGCGCCGCTCCGAAACAGTGCGTGACAGTGCATACACGACCAGGTCTGCCTGTTTGGCCGGTGTGGCAGAACGAGACAAGGTAACCCTGACTCACGCCGGGAGAACTACTTTTGGATGCACTCCAGGTTTACGATCACCCTGGTCTTGCGGAACAGCAGGTCCCCGAACTGGGCGCCCGGCAATGCACTGGGATCCGAGGTCGGTGTATAGGTTTCGCCGCGGCTGGAGAGGACATCAAAGCTCTGCACAGTCCGCCCGGGCTGTTTGTCGCAAATGGCGGCAAAATCAACGTGAGCCTGCTCACCGGAACTCAGCCGGCCAGCTTCCGGCCGGGTGGCCTGTTCGCGTCCCAGAGGTGTGACGGCGTAGTGCACGAACGATTCGGCGTGGCCGACGTTGCTTAAGGTCAGGGTGTCGCGCACGGTATGCATGACCTTGGCCTGGTAATTCAGGTCATGTCCGGGCAACAGACTCAGCCCAGCGGGCCGCCGCAACCGTATGTCTGCCTGGGCCTGCGGCAGCGCGCTGGTAGGTCGTGGCGTTACCACATCACGTGGTGCGGCGCAGGCGCTATAGAGCCGCCCCCTCGTCAGTGGCAGGTCCTGGCCCGTACCCTGAAACGCCGTATGCCCGACTCTCAGGTCGCGCCAGCTGGACCCGGTGAAGGTGTAGTCGCCACTCAGGAGCCGGAAATTGCCCTTTCCGGGGAAGGCGATGGTGGTCATCACCTTGTACACCTGATCCTCGCCGCTGGCTTTCCAGCCGCGCGCCAGTGGATGCACGATCGTGCGGGTCGATACGCCAACCTCCCCGACGCGGGTCAATACGCTGCCGGTCAGACGGAATTTCACCCAGCTGCCGGTAATGTCGAGCGTCAGCTGATCGTCGCGCTGCACGGACATGCGCAGATCAACATCCTGATTGCCATCCAGACGGTAGACAAAGACCCGCCCCTGGGCATCGGTCTCACGGGGAAGGTTGCGGGTTCCACCACTGCCGGCCACGGCTATAAACGGTATCCAGCTGCCGTCATAGTTGACGTACACTCCTGCGTCGGCCGCCACGCCTTCCCTGGGCTGGCCACCCAGGTAGATGTAGGGAAAAGCCGTGGGCGTTGCCCGAACCGCTGGCAGATGTGCGGTGCCTCCGACAAAGTTGACTGCTCCGGTGCGCTCCGGGTCAGTCTGAATGCGCAGGTAGGGGCCGCTGGGCTCGTTGCGGCAGGTCAGGTACGTGGCCTGTGCTGTCTGGTCCGCGTGGCCCGGTTCACTGGCCTGTGTGGCTTGGCCCAGGGCAGCTGCGTCCGTGTTGTCGGTGCCGGGCTGATTCTGGAAAACACCAGGATCTATCCCGATTTCTGGCAGAGGCGCCTCACCCTCTTCCAGGCTGGGTCTGTCAGCTGGGGCATTCCACGTGGCTGAGCCCTCTGAGATTTCCTGCGGGTGGAGGTCGGCTGTGGTGGCCTGCGGCTCGCTCTGTCCGCAGGCAGCCAGCAGTAACGTCAGGGTCAGACAGGTCGGGGACAGAAACCGGACGGTGCGCAGGCGGTCAGGCATGGAAAAACTCCTTTATGGCAGAGGCCAGCAGGGCACAGGACCCCGGAGCGGGGGCGGACAGTTTCGGGTATGCCCTCCGAGTGTAGGCCCCGGTCGTCAATTGCGCTGCCAGAAATTTCCGCTTCGCTTATGGTTGGGGCTGCTGTCGTCCGGCCTGATACAGGAGAGGCAACTGGAAGCTCTTAAGCGTGTTGGTTGCTGGCGCTTTGGCCTGGCTGCTCAGGTCCAGGGCAAGCCTGAACGCGCCTGCCAGTAAGCGGTGGGTTCATAGGCCAGAGCCATCAGCTGCTCCTGGTGCACGGGAGTCAACGACAGGTGCAAGGCACCCAGATTGTTCTCCAGGTGTTCGGGGGTGGTGGCCCCGCTCAGAACCACATCGGCCCAGGGCTGAGTCAACGCCGCCGCCAGAGCAACGGCGTCCGGGGTGGCGTTCTGTTTGTCGGCGAGCTCAGCCAGCACCGGGGGCACATCACCATGACCCGTCAGGCCTCTGGCGGTCAGGCGCCCGTTGGCCACGGCCTCCTTGATCACCACGGCCCAGCCAGCCGCGTGCGCTTCAGCCAGGGCCGGGCCAGCTGAGGGTTCCAGCAGATTCCAGGTGGCCTGCACCACGCTCAGCGGGTTCAAACCCTCTACCTGCAGGGCCATCGCGCGGCGCAGCGTGTCGGCCTGCCGGGGGCCGCTTGTGCTCAGGCCCACCCGGACGCCCGCTGCATCCAGTTCGGCCAGCCGCGCCAGCACAGCCTGGTCCTCCAGTACCCCAGTGTCGAGCGTAGCCGAGTGAATCAGGTAGACCTCCGGCCGGCGGCCCAGGGCCTCCAGAGTTTCGGGCCACTGACGCTGCAGGGTGTTCAGGCTGTGGTCCTTGACCTCATGGGTATCGGCATCGGTGCGCCAGCCAGCTACGTAGGTGTACCCCCACTTGCTGCCCACCACAGCCGAGTGTTCGCGGTCGCGCAGCCACTCACCCAGGAACGCCTCGGCCAGTCCGTAACTGCGTGCGGCGTCGAAATACCGCATGCCCGCAGCCCAGGCAGCGTCGAGCATGCAGAAAGTCCGCTGACGCATGGCCTCTATATCCTTGGCCGCCCCCAGATCCTGACCGTGCCCAAGATTGATGTAACCGGGGCGGCCCAGGGCAGCAAGTCCCAATCCCAGACGGGGAGCGTCAGCAGGTAGCAGGGTGTTGCGCATAAGCCAGTATGGCCTGCCTACCTGGCTGTGCCACGCGCGATCACGTCTAGATTTCTGCCGGCCACGTCAGAATTCCGACAGGAGGTGTGTGAATAATTAGGTCACTTAAAGAAACCCTTCATGTTCTAGTGACGGGTCCAGGGAGAGTGTATGGACGAATCAGGCAAATCTCTAAAAGCCACTTCTTTTGATCCCGCCGATCTGATTCGTGACGAAAACGGCGAGCTGTACCACCTGCCTACTCTACGGGCTCTGTATGCGGCTGGCCGTCTGGCGCAGGGAAGCGCCGGTTTTGTTCTGCTTATGCAGCACGCCGCGCTTCATCGTCCTCGTCTGATTGCCTGAATCGGGGAGGTTATGGGCACCGGACTCTGAAACAGAGTCCGGTGCCGCGTTTATTGCCAGGATCAAAGGCTGAGCGCAGGCTGGTCCGTGCGGCTCCTCGGAGCTCGGCAGTCACCGCGGGGTTCAGAGCCAGTTCCAGTTGCCCGGCCAGTTCAACGGTCCACTTCACCGCTTCCGCATAGGCAGGGTGCAGTTCGTCTATACCGGCGGTGAGTCGTGCATACCGGGCGAGAAGCTCTGGCGGCAGGCGCTGTTCAGCCAGCCGGGCAGGGCTGAGCCAGTAGGTGGTCTGACCGGCGTTCAGGCCAGCCGCAGCAGACTGCCCTGTACCCACCACAGCAACTCATGAGCGCGCACCCGCTTGCTAGCGCATTTATTTATCACCCCGAAGCGAGGAAACGAGGGCCGTACCCGCTTTCGGGCTTGACCCGGCCCGGCGGGAGTGGCACACTCGGAAGCGTCACCAGGGGTGCCCACGTCTAGGCTTTAGCAGCCGAAAGCGGGGCTGAGAGGGCCTTTTTTACGGCCTAACCCTAGGAACCTGATCTGGTTCATACCAGCGGAGGGAGAGTGACAGGTGCGGAAACGATGGATACCGCCCTCCTCCGAAGTTGCTTTGGGGGAGGGTGATTTTTTGGATCAGCAGACAAGGCGGGCCCCTGGGTTTTTTGGCGACCAGGTGCGGGCTGCCCCTGATGCGTTGAGCTGACATCCGAGTGAACTTGTCTGAACGGGCCGCCTCCGGGCGCGCCACCCGTGTCCTTGCCCTTTGGCCCGCGTGCCGCCGCACCGGCCCCCTGGAGGTCCCATGTCCGCACCTGTATCCCCCCCAGCTTTAACCACCACGCCCTTTCCAAACAGCGAAAAGCAGTACCTGAGCGGGTCTTTGCATCCACAGGTTCGTGTTCCCATGCGTGCTGTTCACCAGTCCGCCACCCTGGAAATGGTGGGTGGGCTGAGCCGCAGGACCCCAAATCCGGCGGTGCTGGTGCCCGACACCAGCGGCCCCTATACCGACCCGGCGGTGAGCATTGATCCTCGCCGGGGCCTTCCGCACGCCCGGCCGTGGCTGGCCGCGGACGCGCGGCTGGAAGTTCAGACCGAGCGCCTCTCGGCCCGCCTGGACGGCACGGGGCCGCTTCCGTTTCCGGCAATTCCAATGCCCCGACGCGCCCGGCAGGGGCAGAGCATCACTCAGATGCAGGCCGCGCAGCGTGGGGAGATCACTCCGGAAATGGAGTTCGTGGCCCTGCGCGAGAACCTGCGCCAGACCGAGGCTTTCAACCTGAACCACCAGCACCCGGGCGAAAGCTTCGGCGCGGCCATTCCCCGTGTGATCACGCCTGAGTTCGTGCGCTCTGAAGTCGCGCGCGGACGTGCGGTGATTCCCGCCAACGTCAACCACCCTGAACTGGAGCCCACCATCATCGGCCGCAACTTCCGGGTCAAGGTCAACGCCAACCTGGGGACCAGCATCGTGACCAGCAGCATCGAGGAAGAGGTCGAGAAGATGGTCTGGGCCACCCGCTGGGGCGCCGACACGGTCATGGACCTTTCCACCGGAAAATACATCCACCAGACGCGCGAGTGGATCGTGCGGGGCAGCCCTGTTCCCATCGGCACCGTGCCGATCTATCAGGCGCTGGAGAAGGTGGGTGGCGTGGCTGAGGACCTGACCTGGGAGGTGTACCGCGACACGCTGATCGAGCAGGCCGAGCAGGGCGTGGATTACTTCACGGTGCATGCGGGTGTGCGGCTGGCACACATTCCACTTTCGGCGCGGCGGCGCACCGGCATCGTGTCGCGTGGCGGCAGCATCCTGGCCAAGTGGTGTCTGGCACACCACCGCGAGAACTTCCTCTACACGCACTTCGCCGAGATCTGCGAGATCATGGCTTCCTACGACGTCACCTTCAGCCTGGGGGACGGTCTGCGCCCGGGAAGCATCGAGGACGCCAACGACGCCGCGCAGTTCGCTGAGCTGGAAACCCTGGGGGAACTGACCCGGGTGGCCTGGGAGCACGGGGTCCAGACCATGATCGAAGGTCCTGGCCACGTCCCCATGCAGCTGATCCGCGAGAACATGACCCGTCAGCTGGAAGTGTGCCAGGAAGCGCCCTTCTACACGCTGGGGCCGTTGACCACCGATATCGCGCCGGGCTACGACCACATCACCAGCGCCATCGGCGCGGCGCAGATCGCGTGGTACGGCACGGCCATGCTGTGCTACGTCACGCCCAAGGAACACCTGGGCCTGCCCGACCGCCAGGACGTGCGCGACGGTGTGATCGCCTACCGGATCGCTGCGCACGCCGCCGATCTTGCCAAGGGACACCCCGGCGCCCAGGCACGCGACAACGCGCTCTCGCAGGCGCGCTTCGAGTTCCGCTGGGAAGACCAGTTCAATCTGGCACTCGACCCGGAAAAGGCCCGTGAGCTGCACGACGAGAGCCTCCCGGCCGACGCGGCCAAAACGGCTCATTTCTGCTCGATGTGTGGCCCACACTTCTGCTCCATGAAACTCAGCCATGACCTGCGCGCCGGCGACATTCTGGCTGGTCTGGAAGAAAAAGCGCGCGAGTTCCGTGAAGGTGGCTCGGAGATCTACCTGGACCGTCCTGCCGGAGAGCCCGAAGAGGTCACCGCATGACCCGCCCGCTGGGCCGGCTGTATCTGGTCGCCACGCCCCGACCAGGGCAATCCGAGGATGACTTTGTGGCGCGGGTGGAAGCGGCGCTCGACGGCGGCGTGGATACGCTGCAGCTGCGTTGCAAGGCGGACTCTCCGGCGTATGGCGAGGCGCGCGCAGTTATCCGGTTGGCCGGTCGGCTGCGTGACCTGGCGCACGCACGGGGGGTGCCGCTGTTTATGAACGACCGCGTGGACATCGCGGCTGCCAGCGGTGCGGACGGTGTTCACCTGGGTCAGGAGGATCTGCCTCTGAGCTGGGCGCGCGCGCTGGCGCCAGGGGTGCAGGTGGGCCTGAGTACCCACGCTCCGGCGCAGGCGGCGGCGGCTGTCGCGCAGCGACCGGCTTACTTTGCCGTTGGTCCCGTCCACACCACGCCGACCAAGCCCGGACGTGAGGCGACTGGCCTGGAGTATGTCAGACACGTGGCGGCGACCCACGGGGAAGCGCAAACCGGAATTCCCTGGTATGCCATCGGAGGTGTGGATCTGGGCAACGTACAGGACGTGCTTGCTGCAGGGGCCACCCGCATTGCGGTGGTCCGCGCTGTGCTCGACGCCCCTGACCCGGCCAGGGCGGCCGCTGCGTTGTGCTCCGCTCTGGCTGCCCCAGCTGTTCAGGAGGTCGCCGCGTGCAGGTAAATGGCCAACCTCACCCTCACCGCCCCGGCCTGACCCTGCACGCCCTGCTCCGCGAGCTGGATGTGCGCCCCGAGCGGGTCGCGGTCGCGGTCAACGATGACTTCTACCCCGGCGCCCGGGTGCCGGACCGCCCGCTGGAGCCCCGAGACACCATCGAGATCGTCCGCATTATCGGAGGAGGCTGAGATGACGGTTCACCATGACCTTCTGACCATCGCTGGAACATCGTTCCAATCACGCCTGATGCTGGGCACCGGCAAGTTTCCTGATCTGCATGTCATGCGAGATGTGCTGGAAGCCAGCGGCACCGAAATCGTGACGGTGGCCATCCGCCGCGTGGAACTGGGCGCGCCGGGCCATGTGGGGCTGCTTGACGCCCTGGACCTGGACCGCTATCAGCTGCTGCCCAACACGGCCGGTTGCCGCACGGCCGAGGAGGCCGTGCGGGTGGCGCGGCTGGCCCGCGCCGCCACCGGAGTGAGCTGGATCAAGCTTGAGGTTATCCCCGACGCGCGCTGGCTGCTGCCTGACCCGGTAGGTACGCTCAGTGCCGCACGGACCCTGGTGGATGACGGCTTCACGGTGTTGCCCTACATGCAGCCCGACGCTGTACTGGCCCGGGCGCTGGAGGAGGCGGGCTGCGCCACCGTCATGCCGCTGGCGAGCCCTATCGGCAGCGGCCGTGGCCTGCGGACCGGTGAGCTGCTGCGCACCGTCCTGGACGGGGCTGGCGTCCCGGTCGTGGTGGACGCTGGCCTGGGAGTGCCCAGCGACGCAGCCCAGGCCATGGAGGCCGGGGCGGACGCTGTGCTGGTCAACACCGCCATTGCAGAAGCGCGTGATCCGGTGGCCATGGCCCGGGCCTTCGCGCTGGGGGTACAGGCGGGGCGTCTGGCCTTCCTCGCGGGCCGCATGACCGAGCGTGAACACGCTAGCCCCAGCAGCCCGGCGGCTGGCGTACCCCGCCTGCCTGACCCTGAAATGCCCGACCTGACCGGGCCGGTGCACACCCCCGTATGAGCATCATTGTGGTAGGGGGCGGCCTGATTGGCTCGGCTGTCGCCTTCACGCTGCGTGATGCCGGACTGGAAGTCGAGGTGCTCGACGCCCATCTGCCCGGTGCCGGATGGCGCGCGGCAGCAGGCTTGCTCACACCGGACGGTGAACGCCTTGCCGGCACACCGCTGCATGCCAGCGCATTGGAAAGCCTGAATCTCTGGCCGGAATTTGCCCGCAGTCTGGAAGCGCACAGTGGGCAGAGCGTCCACCTGCGAACCGGGGTCTTCCGGCTCGGACCCGTTCCGGAAGTGGGTGAAGGTCCTCACGGGCTGACCCGCTGCACCCCTGGAGAGGGCCGGCTTCATCCGGCCAGTGTGGTGAGCGCGGCCCTGACCGGAGTCAGGGTGACGCGTGCCCGGGTGCTGGCTTTGCGCCCGGACCGCCGGGGCGTCAGCCTTCAGACAGATGCCGGTGACCGGGGGGGCCGGCTGGTGGTGCTGGCGACCGGCGCGTGGAGCAGCGCGTTTGGTCTGGACATCCGTCCGGTTCAGGGGCAAGCCCTGCTGCTGGAGGGAGGAAACGATCACCCGGCGGTGTACGGAACTCGCCGGCGCGGTCACGGGCCACACGGCTATGCGCTGGGACGTCCGGACGGTCTGTATGTGGGAGCCACGGCGCGTCTGTCCGCCTCGGTGCAGCCCGATTCCTGGGCACGCCGCTGGTTGCAGGGCGCCGCACGGACTCTGGCGCCGACCTGCTCCGGTCATGCCGTCCTGAGTCAGCTGGTCGGGCTGCGCCCGGTCACGCCGGACGGTCTTCCGCTGGTGGGTCCGCATCCCACCCTGCCAGGGGTCGTGGTGGCCACTGGTCATGGCCGGCATGGTGCTCTGCTCGCCCCACTGACCGCAAGGCAGGTGCTGGCCCTGGTCCGCCAGGCTCTCCCGGAGGCCGCATGAGCCTCATGCCGGTGGCCCTGACCATCGCGGGGTCCGATTCAGGCGGAGGAGCCGGTATTCAGGCGGACCTCAAGACCTTCGAGGCTCACGGGGTGTACGGCACGTCCGCCATCACCCTGATCACGGCGCAGAACACCCTGGGAGTGCAGGCGGTGCAGACCCTGAGCCCGGACCTGGTCGCCGCGCAGATCAGGTCGGTTCTGGCCGACTTTCCGGTTGCGGCCGTGAAGGCCGGCGCGCTGGGTAACGCTGGGGTGGTGCGCGCGGTAGCTGATGCGCTGCGGGGGCGCGGCCTTCCCCTGGTCGTGGACCCGGTGCTGCTGGCCAAGAGTGGCGACTCCCTCCTGGACCCCCAGGCGGTGGATGCACTGCTCGAGGAACTCCTGCCCCTGGCCACTCTGGTGACGCCTAACCTTCCGGAGGCAGAAGTGCTGTTCGGCGCATACATTCCCTATAACCTGCCGCTGCTTCTCAAAGGGGGGCATGGCGAAGGCGAGACCCTGGTTGACGAGCTTCGTACGCCCCAGACCGGGTTGCGCCTCGAGGCGCCCCGCCAGCACACCCGCCATACGCACGGCACCGGCTGTACGCTCTCGGCTGCCATTACCGCCAATCTGGCGCGGGGGTTGCCTCTGCTGGTCGCGGTAAGCGAGGCCCACGCCTACGTGCAGGCGGCCATACAGGCCGCGCCGGGCCTGGGTTCGGGCCACGGTCCCCTGGGGCATGCTCACGCCTGTAGGGGCCAGATCCGCCGTCTATAAGGTTGGTCTGCCTCCTGGCCGGGCGGTCTTTGTAACCGTAACCTCGCGCTCCATTGTGGCTTCGGGGTACACTGAACCTAACGCCCGTTAGGCAACCCGTGTCTACCCTGGAGGAGTCCACATGTCCCAGACCCTGCCCCCCAATGAAACGGCTGAGCAGCACGCCGCCTTCAACGCCCGCATCGCCCGTGGGGAGAAGATCGAACCCGGCGACTGGATGCCGGCCGAATACCGCCGTCAGCTGATCCGCATGATTTCCCAGCACGCCCACTCGGAAGTGGTGGGCATGCTGCCCGAGGGCGAGTGGATTACCCGCGCCCCTACCCTGAAGCGCAAAACCATCCTGATCGCCAAGGTGCAGGACGAAGCCGGGCACGGCCAGTACCTGTACCACGCGGCCGAAACCCTGGGCGCCACCCGCGAGGAGATGCTGGGCGCGCTGCTGAGCGGCAAGGCCAAGTACAGCAGCATCTTCAACTACCCCACCTACACCTGGGCAGACGTCGGCATGATCGGCTGGCTGGTGGACGGCGCGGCCATCAAGAACCAGACCATGCTGGCAGGCTGCTCCTACGGCCCCTATAGCCGCGCGATGGTCCGCATCTGCTCGGAGGAAACCTTCCATCACAAGCAGGGCAAGGAAATGATCGTCGCCTACGCCCAGGGCACGCCCGAGCAGCGGCAGATGGCGCAGGACGCCCTGAACCGCTGGTGGTGGCCGGCCATGATGATGCTTGGGCCGCATGACGCCGACAGCCCCAACAGCGGCGCGCTGGCCGGCTGGGGAATCAAGCTCAAGAGCAACGACGAGGTCCGTCAGGAATTTATCAACGAGCACGTGCCTGAGCTGCTCGAAGCTGGTCTGACCATCCCCGACCCGGACCTGCATCAGGACGAGCAGGGCAACTGGAAGCACGGCCCGATCAACTGGGACGAATTCTGGGCCGTGATCCGTGGTGAGCAGGGCCTGAACAAGGAACGCCTGAGTGCGCGCCAGCACGCCCATGATGACGGCGCCTGGGTGCGCGAAGCGATGCAGGCCTACGCCGCCCGTCAGGTGGGGCAGGCAGCCGACTGATGACCGGTTCAGGACCCACCTCTCCAGCCGCGTCCGATACCCAGTGGCCGCGCTGGGAGGTTTTCAAGCAGGATGCCCCGGGCCGGCCCTATCAGGCGGTCGGCAGCGTGCATGCGGGTGACCCCGATCACGCCCTTCTCACCGCCCGGAACGTATTTGTGCGCCGCCCGGCCGCCATCAGCCTCTGGACTGTACGCGAGACCGACCTACTGACAGCAACGCCCGAGGAACTCGGCGCCCAGCCGGACCTTCTGACTACCCCTGGCGAGACCGGCACCTATCACGTGGGGATCAAGCGCACCAACAAGCGTTCCATGACGTTCGTGGACCTTGTCGGCACGGTAGAGGCGTCGGGGCCCGGAGACGCACTGAGGCAGGCGCAGCTGATGCATCCGGACGCCCTGACGTGGCTGGTCTTTCCGGATGCTGCGGCCGCCCGGACGGATGACGATCCGGGCACCATCGAGAGCTGGTTCGCGCCCGCCAAGGAAAAAACCTACAAGCAGCAGCAGTATTACGGGGTAATCGGCCGGCACGTGGGCGAACTCAAGCGTGAGGGGCTGATGCCGGGCCGGGCCACCGAGGAAGCCAAGTCATGACCACGACCCAGCCTGAAACCCTGAACCTGACCCCCGAAGTGCGCGCCGCCCTGATCGAGAAGCTCACTGCGCTGGCCGACGACGAGATCATCCTGGCGCACCGTGACAGTGAATGGACCGGTCATGCGCCCATCCTCGAAGAGGACATCGCGCTGGCCAACATTGCGCAGGACGAGCTGGGACACGCCACCCTGTTTCTGGAACTGCGGCGGGAACTCGACGGCAGCGACGCTGATCAGCTGGCGTACTTCCGGGACGCCTCAGAGTACCGCTGCGCACGGCTGGTCGAACTGCCCAGGGGCGACTGGGCCCTGACCATGCTGCGTCAGTTCCTGTTCGATGCCTACGAGGCGCTGTGGCTCGACGCAGCCCGCGGCAGTACGTACGCCCCCCTCGCGGAGGTCGCCGCCAAGGCGGTGCGCGAAGAAAAGTTCCATCTTCAGCACAGTGCCTTGTGGGTCGAGCGCCTGGCACTGGGG is a window of Deinococcus deserti VCD115 DNA encoding:
- a CDS encoding NAD(P)/FAD-dependent oxidoreductase, encoding MSIIVVGGGLIGSAVAFTLRDAGLEVEVLDAHLPGAGWRAAAGLLTPDGERLAGTPLHASALESLNLWPEFARSLEAHSGQSVHLRTGVFRLGPVPEVGEGPHGLTRCTPGEGRLHPASVVSAALTGVRVTRARVLALRPDRRGVSLQTDAGDRGGRLVVLATGAWSSAFGLDIRPVQGQALLLEGGNDHPAVYGTRRRGHGPHGYALGRPDGLYVGATARLSASVQPDSWARRWLQGAARTLAPTCSGHAVLSQLVGLRPVTPDGLPLVGPHPTLPGVVVATGHGRHGALLAPLTARQVLALVRQALPEAA
- the thiD gene encoding bifunctional hydroxymethylpyrimidine kinase/phosphomethylpyrimidine kinase is translated as MSLMPVALTIAGSDSGGGAGIQADLKTFEAHGVYGTSAITLITAQNTLGVQAVQTLSPDLVAAQIRSVLADFPVAAVKAGALGNAGVVRAVADALRGRGLPLVVDPVLLAKSGDSLLDPQAVDALLEELLPLATLVTPNLPEAEVLFGAYIPYNLPLLLKGGHGEGETLVDELRTPQTGLRLEAPRQHTRHTHGTGCTLSAAITANLARGLPLLVAVSEAHAYVQAAIQAAPGLGSGHGPLGHAHACRGQIRRL
- a CDS encoding phenylacetic acid degradation protein, whose product is MTGSGPTSPAASDTQWPRWEVFKQDAPGRPYQAVGSVHAGDPDHALLTARNVFVRRPAAISLWTVRETDLLTATPEELGAQPDLLTTPGETGTYHVGIKRTNKRSMTFVDLVGTVEASGPGDALRQAQLMHPDALTWLVFPDAAAARTDDDPGTIESWFAPAKEKTYKQQQYYGVIGRHVGELKREGLMPGRATEEAKS
- a CDS encoding thiazole synthase — encoded protein: MTVHHDLLTIAGTSFQSRLMLGTGKFPDLHVMRDVLEASGTEIVTVAIRRVELGAPGHVGLLDALDLDRYQLLPNTAGCRTAEEAVRVARLARAATGVSWIKLEVIPDARWLLPDPVGTLSAARTLVDDGFTVLPYMQPDAVLARALEEAGCATVMPLASPIGSGRGLRTGELLRTVLDGAGVPVVVDAGLGVPSDAAQAMEAGADAVLVNTAIAEARDPVAMARAFALGVQAGRLAFLAGRMTEREHASPSSPAAGVPRLPDPEMPDLTGPVHTPV
- the paaC gene encoding 1,2-phenylacetyl-CoA epoxidase subunit PaaC produces the protein MTTTQPETLNLTPEVRAALIEKLTALADDEIILAHRDSEWTGHAPILEEDIALANIAQDELGHATLFLELRRELDGSDADQLAYFRDASEYRCARLVELPRGDWALTMLRQFLFDAYEALWLDAARGSTYAPLAEVAAKAVREEKFHLQHSALWVERLALGTDESRRRTEQALNGLWPHVGQLFVPLAGEASLAAAGLVPDLDQVRVRWENFVTSHLRGKCGLELPVIPEGTPPGRDVHTEHLSVLLSEMQAVARAHPNAEVW
- the paaA gene encoding 1,2-phenylacetyl-CoA epoxidase subunit PaaA, with translation MSQTLPPNETAEQHAAFNARIARGEKIEPGDWMPAEYRRQLIRMISQHAHSEVVGMLPEGEWITRAPTLKRKTILIAKVQDEAGHGQYLYHAAETLGATREEMLGALLSGKAKYSSIFNYPTYTWADVGMIGWLVDGAAIKNQTMLAGCSYGPYSRAMVRICSEETFHHKQGKEMIVAYAQGTPEQRQMAQDALNRWWWPAMMMLGPHDADSPNSGALAGWGIKLKSNDEVRQEFINEHVPELLEAGLTIPDPDLHQDEQGNWKHGPINWDEFWAVIRGEQGLNKERLSARQHAHDDGAWVREAMQAYAARQVGQAAD